A single window of Methylobacterium nodulans ORS 2060 DNA harbors:
- the terL gene encoding phage terminase large subunit, with product MLRMVREERARRTAEAQRQALDRDAEVIRARCQSLAGFVREAWHVLEPNAPLIWNWHLDAFCVHLEAITAGRLNRLLINVPPGSSKSLVVSVIWPAWEWGPKGRRSLRYLATAFNDGPVTRDTRKMRDLVLSPWYRRLWPEVVLSRAGETSFANSSTGTREGVPFGSLTSQRGDRLLIDDPHSTETAESAAERNRTTRKFREGAINRLNDQERSAIVVVMQRLHEDDISGTILKLGMGYTHLCLPMEFEPERRCRTPFFVDPRTQDGELLDPVRFPRATVEALKRDAGSYAYAGQYQQRPAPREGGLFKRSWFSVVRAAPAGCVWVRAWDLAASEAKQGSQPAYTAGLKLGRGPDKRLYIADVRRDRLSPGGVERMIVNTAQQDGRDCRISLPQDPGQAGKAQAQYLIRQLEGFVVRATPESGDKVTRAEPVSAQAEAGNIVLVEGAWNDAFLDEVASFPNGAFKDQVDALSRAFGEVAKPAYGMLAVTG from the coding sequence ATGCTGAGGATGGTGAGGGAGGAGAGGGCCCGGCGGACGGCTGAGGCCCAACGGCAAGCCCTCGACCGCGACGCCGAGGTCATCCGGGCCCGCTGCCAATCCCTCGCCGGGTTCGTGCGCGAGGCCTGGCACGTTCTGGAGCCCAACGCCCCGCTGATCTGGAACTGGCACCTTGACGCGTTCTGCGTCCACCTCGAGGCGATCACGGCCGGGCGGCTGAACCGGCTCCTGATCAACGTGCCGCCCGGCTCGTCGAAAAGCCTCGTCGTCTCGGTGATCTGGCCGGCCTGGGAGTGGGGCCCGAAGGGGCGGCGCTCCCTGCGCTACCTCGCCACCGCCTTCAACGACGGGCCGGTGACGCGCGACACCCGCAAGATGCGCGACCTCGTCCTGTCGCCCTGGTACCGCCGCCTGTGGCCCGAGGTCGTGTTGAGCCGCGCCGGCGAGACGAGTTTCGCGAACAGCTCGACGGGGACCCGCGAGGGCGTGCCGTTCGGATCGCTCACCTCGCAGCGTGGGGACAGATTGCTGATTGACGATCCCCATAGCACGGAGACCGCCGAGAGCGCGGCCGAGCGCAACCGGACCACCCGCAAGTTCCGCGAGGGCGCGATCAACCGCCTCAACGACCAGGAGCGATCGGCGATCGTGGTGGTGATGCAGCGCCTGCACGAGGACGACATCTCGGGCACGATCCTGAAGCTCGGCATGGGCTACACCCACCTCTGCCTGCCGATGGAGTTCGAGCCGGAGCGGCGGTGCCGGACGCCCTTCTTCGTCGACCCGCGGACGCAGGACGGCGAGCTCCTCGACCCGGTGCGATTCCCGCGCGCCACCGTCGAGGCGCTGAAGCGCGATGCCGGCTCCTACGCCTACGCGGGGCAGTACCAGCAGCGCCCGGCCCCGCGCGAGGGCGGCCTGTTCAAGCGCTCCTGGTTCTCCGTCGTGCGCGCCGCGCCGGCGGGCTGCGTCTGGGTGCGGGCCTGGGACCTCGCCGCCAGCGAGGCCAAGCAGGGCAGCCAGCCCGCCTACACCGCCGGCCTGAAGCTCGGGCGCGGCCCGGACAAGCGGCTCTACATCGCGGACGTGCGCCGGGATCGGCTGTCGCCCGGCGGGGTGGAGCGCATGATCGTCAACACGGCCCAGCAGGACGGCCGCGACTGCCGCATCTCGCTCCCCCAGGATCCTGGGCAGGCCGGCAAGGCCCAGGCGCAGTATCTGATCCGCCAGCTCGAGGGCTTCGTCGTGCGGGCCACGCCTGAGAGCGGGGACAAGGTCACCCGGGCCGAGCCGGTCTCCGCCCAGGCCGAGGCGGGCAACATCGTGCTTGTCGAGGGGGCCTGGAACGACGCCTTCCTCGATGAGGTCGCGTCCTTCCCGAACGGCGCCTTCAAGGACCAGGTCGATGCGCTGTCGCGCGCCTTCGGCGAGGTCGCGAAACCGGCCTACGGCATGCTGGCGGTGACCGGCTGA
- a CDS encoding DUF4054 domain-containing protein, giving the protein MAYTPPTAADFKLRFPAFDAVPDQRIAGFLEDAASVADDGWADTDRRKAVMLQAAHDMTTRGIGTGAEAELAAAGALGFTSFRSGQLQLDRSGTAAAASANGALSQTAYGRELLDLIRSRFPAVLVV; this is encoded by the coding sequence ATGGCCTATACGCCCCCGACCGCCGCGGACTTCAAGCTCCGCTTTCCCGCCTTCGACGCCGTGCCGGATCAGCGGATCGCCGGGTTCTTGGAGGACGCGGCGTCGGTGGCCGACGACGGGTGGGCTGACACGGATCGGCGCAAGGCCGTGATGCTCCAGGCCGCCCATGACATGACGACCCGCGGGATCGGCACGGGCGCCGAGGCGGAACTGGCCGCAGCCGGCGCGCTCGGATTCACCTCGTTCCGCTCCGGCCAGCTGCAGCTCGATCGGTCGGGAACCGCCGCCGCGGCCTCGGCTAACGGTGCCCTCAGCCAGACCGCCTACGGGCGCGAGCTGCTCGACCTGATCCGCTCCCGCTTCCCGGCCGTGCTGGTGGTGTGA
- a CDS encoding MucR family transcriptional regulator, with protein MSDTPTTTPDHHAGLTARIVGAYVAHTAVPPAELPGLIASVHGALEALSRPAEPEAPALVPPVPIRKTVTPDAIISLEDGKPYRTLERHLAGRGLTPEQYRAKWGLPVDYPMVAANYAAHRSELAKASGLGRHGARTGLPKIAA; from the coding sequence ATGTCCGACACGCCCACCACCACGCCCGACCACCACGCCGGCCTGACCGCCCGCATCGTCGGCGCCTACGTCGCCCACACCGCCGTTCCCCCTGCAGAGCTGCCCGGCCTCATCGCCTCGGTGCATGGCGCGCTCGAGGCGCTGAGCCGACCGGCCGAGCCCGAGGCGCCCGCCCTCGTCCCGCCCGTGCCGATCCGCAAGACCGTCACGCCCGACGCGATCATCTCGCTGGAGGACGGCAAGCCGTACCGGACCCTGGAGCGCCACCTCGCCGGTCGCGGCCTCACGCCCGAGCAGTATCGGGCCAAGTGGGGCCTGCCAGTCGACTACCCGATGGTCGCGGCGAACTACGCGGCGCATCGATCGGAACTCGCTAAGGCCTCGGGGTTGGGCCGGCATGGCGCCCGAACCGGCCTTCCGAAGATCGCCGCCTGA
- a CDS encoding structural cement protein Gp24: protein MPAVQTTYPGEMAPAFEGMIASMEPGGIISRVIESAGGIGFGKPAFQGADANGIAATGSVFRGVTVADHFPLANATGDLHPKGDTVSVMERGTVWVKASGPVTAGAPAYLTAAGAFTVTATDNTALRAVFDSSGASGALVKLKLNLP from the coding sequence ATGCCTGCGGTTCAGACCACGTATCCCGGCGAGATGGCCCCGGCCTTCGAGGGCATGATCGCCTCCATGGAGCCGGGCGGGATCATCTCCCGCGTCATCGAGTCGGCCGGTGGGATCGGCTTCGGCAAGCCGGCCTTCCAGGGCGCCGATGCCAACGGCATCGCCGCCACCGGCTCGGTGTTCCGCGGTGTCACGGTCGCCGATCACTTCCCGCTGGCGAACGCCACGGGCGACCTGCACCCGAAGGGCGACACGGTGTCGGTGATGGAGCGCGGCACCGTCTGGGTGAAGGCCTCCGGACCCGTCACGGCCGGCGCCCCCGCCTACCTGACCGCTGCTGGCGCCTTCACGGTCACCGCCACGGACAACACGGCGCTGCGGGCCGTGTTCGACAGCAGCGGCGCGAGCGGCGCGCTCGTCAAGCTGAAGCTCAACCTCCCCTGA
- a CDS encoding IS630-like element ISMno11 family transposase (programmed frameshift) has protein sequence MPSALSVDLRQRVVSAVAEGASCHQAAARFGVSVASVSRWSRQQEGQGDVTPKPMGGDQRSQRIEAHAELILQTYQAHPQSFLHELCETLQEQGVPVSRSSLSRFFARHRITRKKRATYAAEQEREDVKAAREAWFAGQLELDPERLVFLDETAATTSMVRRYGWAPRGERCRLAAPAGHWKTTTVIAGLRTSGPDAIALLDGPVTGERFRAYVTDTLVPTLRPGDTVILDNLGAHKVAGVREAIAATGARLLYLPPYSPEFNPIEQAFAKLKALLRRAAARSVSELWAAIHQAFKCFSPAECRNYFTAAGYEDDAYAST, from the exons ATGCCCTCAGCTTTGTCTGTCGACCTGCGCCAGCGCGTCGTCTCGGCCGTTGCAGAAGGCGCCTCCTGCCATCAGGCCGCCGCGCGCTTCGGGGTCAGCGTGGCCAGCGTCAGCCGCTGGTCCAGGCAGCAGGAGGGCCAGGGAGATGTCACGCCCAAGCCCATGGGCGGCGACCAGCGCTCGCAGCGCATCGAGGCTCATGCCGAGCTCATCCTGCAGACCTACCAAGCCCACCCGCAGAGCTTCCTGCATGAGCTCTGCGAGACGCTCCAGGAGCAAGGCGTTCCGGTCAGCCGCAGTAGCCTGTCGCGCTTCTTCGCCCGGCACCGCATCACGCGGA AAAAAAGGGCGACGTACGCAGCTGAGCAGGAGCGGGAGGATGTAAAGGCGGCTCGTGAGGCGTGGTTTGCCGGCCAGCTTGAGCTGGATCCGGAGCGACTGGTGTTCCTGGATGAGACCGCCGCCACCACCAGCATGGTCCGCCGCTACGGCTGGGCCCCGCGCGGCGAGCGTTGCCGCCTCGCGGCACCCGCAGGGCACTGGAAAACCACCACTGTGATTGCCGGGCTGCGCACGAGCGGGCCTGACGCGATCGCTCTGCTGGACGGCCCTGTGACGGGCGAACGCTTCCGCGCCTACGTGACCGACACCCTGGTCCCCACCCTGAGACCCGGCGACACCGTGATCCTGGACAATCTGGGCGCTCACAAGGTGGCCGGCGTGCGCGAGGCGATCGCGGCAACCGGGGCCCGGCTGCTTTATCTTCCTCCGTACTCACCTGAGTTCAACCCGATTGAGCAGGCCTTCGCCAAGCTGAAAGCGCTGTTGCGCAGGGCGGCGGCCCGCAGTGTCAGTGAACTCTGGGCGGCGATCCACCAAGCCTTCAAATGCTTCTCGCCGGCTGAGTGCCGCAACTACTTCACAGCTGCTGGATACGAGGATGATGCTTACGCTTCAACCTGA
- a CDS encoding endonuclease domain-containing protein produces the protein MAFGIDKLATQIAEMVEAEIRSSFDGSARSIDSPIERLFLAAILGLCAHVPKYEQLGLGGCDRVPDAADFNHRGYLLLGRQVRVLDWPADFLLSVQRIEDGAVFRVVVECDGHEFHERTKEQAARDRSRDRALQARGCVVMRFTGSEVYRDPVRCACEALDWCLARMTEVPTT, from the coding sequence ATGGCGTTCGGCATCGACAAGCTCGCCACCCAGATCGCCGAGATGGTCGAGGCGGAAATCCGCTCCTCGTTCGACGGATCTGCTCGTTCAATAGACAGCCCGATTGAGCGGCTGTTCCTGGCGGCAATCCTCGGCCTGTGCGCGCACGTTCCGAAATATGAGCAGCTCGGCCTTGGTGGCTGCGACCGGGTGCCTGACGCCGCAGACTTCAATCATCGCGGTTACTTGCTGCTCGGCCGGCAGGTGCGGGTACTCGACTGGCCGGCCGACTTCCTCCTGTCGGTTCAGCGCATCGAGGACGGCGCTGTGTTCCGGGTCGTCGTCGAGTGCGACGGCCATGAGTTTCATGAGCGGACCAAGGAGCAAGCCGCTCGAGATCGATCCCGCGACCGTGCGCTGCAGGCGCGCGGCTGTGTGGTGATGCGCTTCACCGGCTCGGAGGTCTACCGGGATCCGGTGCGGTGCGCGTGTGAGGCGCTCGATTGGTGCCTTGCCCGCATGACGGAGGTGCCGACCACATGA
- a CDS encoding replicative DNA helicase codes for MSGRIVPFAAPALDETLPHSVETEQALLGAILVNNDALALVSVLVGPEHFFVPEHATIFQQVAAMVSAGLNANALTLKPYLGDADLGGMTVSQYLARLSAEASTVSGAPGYAQIIRSLATRRDLIKAARRMEERARFGGVEVTSDEIIDEVEAKLQEIRLDVSRLTAPRKGLQQITDTLLAAIAAARSGTSSPVPTSGFKDIDRAIGGGLRAGRLIVLAGRPGMGKTILGLGIARRSAKSGAGAAFFSLEIDDEELGARCIADMLARSQYPLAYRDILAGQELTDGDVERIQTAALTLERLPLHLDAESGLTIAQIAARAKAVQDHFRKAGTPLGVVVIDYLGLVCPSDRYRGQKVDEVGEIALACKEMAKKLGVCVVLLAQLNRGVEGREDKRPLMSDLRDSGNIEEHADVVGLLYRPHYYTVNSPGFRDGDPVIVDRAAQQEHVLHLGLGKNRLGPTGNVELWCSVARSAVRDVQRW; via the coding sequence ATGAGTGGCCGCATCGTCCCCTTCGCAGCGCCTGCGCTCGACGAGACGCTCCCGCACAGTGTGGAGACCGAGCAGGCCCTGCTTGGCGCAATCCTGGTCAACAACGACGCGCTGGCGCTCGTCTCGGTACTCGTTGGCCCCGAGCACTTCTTCGTGCCGGAGCACGCCACGATCTTCCAGCAGGTCGCGGCCATGGTGAGCGCCGGCCTCAATGCCAATGCGCTGACGCTGAAACCCTACCTGGGCGACGCCGATCTCGGCGGCATGACGGTGAGCCAGTACCTCGCCCGCCTCTCGGCCGAGGCGTCCACCGTGTCTGGGGCACCCGGCTACGCCCAGATCATCCGCTCGCTCGCCACCCGCCGCGACCTCATCAAGGCCGCTCGACGGATGGAGGAGCGCGCCCGGTTCGGCGGCGTGGAGGTGACCTCCGACGAGATCATCGACGAGGTCGAGGCCAAGCTGCAAGAGATCCGGCTTGACGTGTCGCGCCTCACGGCGCCGCGGAAGGGCTTGCAGCAGATCACGGACACACTGCTGGCAGCGATCGCGGCCGCGCGCAGCGGGACGTCCTCCCCGGTGCCGACGAGCGGCTTCAAGGACATCGATCGCGCCATTGGCGGCGGACTGCGAGCGGGCCGGTTGATCGTTCTCGCCGGCAGGCCCGGCATGGGGAAGACGATCCTCGGCCTCGGGATCGCGCGTCGAAGCGCCAAGAGCGGGGCTGGCGCGGCTTTCTTCAGTCTCGAAATCGATGATGAGGAGCTGGGCGCGCGATGCATCGCCGATATGCTCGCTCGGTCGCAGTACCCGCTGGCCTATCGCGACATCCTCGCGGGTCAGGAACTCACCGACGGCGACGTTGAGCGCATCCAGACCGCGGCACTCACCCTGGAGCGCCTGCCGCTCCACCTCGATGCCGAATCCGGGCTGACCATCGCCCAGATCGCGGCGCGGGCGAAAGCTGTCCAGGACCACTTCCGGAAGGCGGGCACGCCGCTCGGCGTCGTCGTGATCGACTACCTCGGCCTCGTGTGTCCGAGCGATCGCTACCGCGGGCAGAAGGTAGACGAGGTCGGCGAGATCGCGCTCGCCTGCAAGGAGATGGCAAAGAAGCTCGGCGTGTGCGTCGTGCTGTTGGCGCAGTTGAACCGCGGTGTGGAGGGGCGCGAGGACAAGCGCCCGCTGATGTCCGACCTGCGCGATTCCGGGAACATCGAGGAGCACGCCGACGTGGTCGGACTGCTCTACCGCCCGCACTACTACACCGTGAATTCCCCGGGCTTCAGGGACGGTGACCCCGTGATTGTCGACCGGGCCGCACAGCAGGAGCATGTGCTGCATCTTGGTCTGGGCAAGAACCGCCTCGGGCCGACCGGCAATGTCGAGCTCTGGTGCAGCGTCGCGCGCTCGGCCGTGCGCGATGTGCAGCGGTGGTGA
- a CDS encoding DUF2213 domain-containing protein: MQFFDHLSLGEAAEIANAREMRNGSLVVQAKAAQGGNVQLYQGAEVGKPEMPIVRIYRDADEVFRADSLRTFGHKPVTLDHPSSPVTPATWRSVARGHVGEEVLRDGEFVRIPMLIADQGAIEAVKNGKRELSVGYTCDLDFTPGTTPDGRPYDARQTNIVVDHVAIVDRGRAGPDCRIGDQHPADVKTMRVLSDQQQQRDAIPMKTLTIDGHTVEMSDAAVVAVSGLQKQIGQLTTDNVSLTTQLNEANSTHARAIEAKDGELAEARKTIEAKDGEIAVLKKQVEDAALTPDKLAAAVAARASVIDVAKSVIGATFTDAGKTDAQIRREVVSARLGDSAKDLTDGAVEGAFLAIAKDHKPADPLARTIADGIKPAGGQNVLADAYAANVDYLTNAYKERPGQAAQ, from the coding sequence ATGCAGTTCTTCGATCACCTGTCGCTCGGCGAGGCCGCCGAGATCGCGAACGCACGCGAGATGCGCAACGGCTCGCTCGTCGTCCAGGCCAAGGCCGCCCAGGGGGGCAACGTGCAGCTCTACCAGGGCGCCGAGGTGGGCAAGCCCGAGATGCCGATCGTCCGGATCTACCGAGACGCCGACGAGGTATTCCGGGCCGATTCCCTGCGCACCTTCGGCCACAAGCCGGTCACCCTCGATCACCCGTCCTCCCCCGTCACCCCGGCCACCTGGCGGAGCGTGGCGCGAGGGCACGTCGGCGAGGAGGTGCTGCGCGACGGCGAGTTCGTCCGGATCCCGATGCTCATCGCGGACCAGGGCGCCATCGAGGCCGTCAAGAACGGCAAGCGAGAGCTGTCGGTCGGCTACACCTGCGACCTCGACTTCACCCCCGGCACCACCCCGGATGGGCGGCCCTACGACGCCCGCCAGACCAACATCGTGGTCGATCACGTCGCGATCGTGGATCGCGGGCGGGCCGGCCCCGACTGCCGCATCGGCGATCAGCACCCCGCCGACGTGAAGACCATGCGGGTGCTCTCCGACCAGCAACAGCAGAGGGATGCCATCCCCATGAAGACCCTGACAATCGACGGCCACACCGTCGAGATGAGCGACGCTGCGGTGGTCGCGGTGTCCGGCCTGCAGAAGCAGATCGGCCAGCTGACGACGGACAACGTGTCGCTCACCACGCAGCTGAACGAGGCGAATTCGACCCACGCCCGGGCGATCGAGGCGAAGGATGGCGAGCTCGCCGAGGCGCGCAAGACCATCGAGGCCAAGGACGGCGAGATCGCGGTCCTCAAGAAGCAGGTCGAGGATGCGGCCCTTACGCCCGATAAGCTGGCGGCCGCGGTGGCGGCGCGTGCCAGCGTCATCGACGTGGCCAAGAGCGTGATCGGCGCGACCTTCACGGATGCCGGCAAGACCGACGCCCAGATCCGCCGCGAGGTCGTGTCCGCCCGCCTCGGCGACAGCGCCAAGGATCTCACGGACGGCGCGGTCGAGGGCGCCTTCCTGGCGATCGCCAAGGACCACAAGCCGGCCGATCCCCTCGCCCGCACCATCGCGGACGGCATCAAGCCGGCCGGCGGTCAGAACGTCCTCGCGGACGCTTACGCAGCGAACGTCGACTATCTCACCAACGCCTACAAGGAGCGGCCCGGTCAGGCGGCGCAGTAA
- a CDS encoding DUF2184 domain-containing protein — protein MRGQFFTDADMRRALAFLVSQQTFIEPQVYRTRYPEIRYPRLVPVDTNAPEWIPSVTYFSLDQVGAAKWITGQANDVPRADVLRSQFETTVSMAGIGYGYDLEELGKAQLMNMSLSADKAAAARRASEEFIDRVALFGDPAKGYSGLVNSPAVTQGSAAPTGAGGSTRWADKDPELVLADVNGLLTGIFTGSNTVELADTALLPYEQMIALSLRRIDQYNQMTLLDWIQRKNVYTIETGQPLNVFGVRGLETAGAGGTARMVAYLRDPEVVKLWMPMPFRFFPAWQTGPFRFDVPGAFRLGGVDIRRPGAFRYLDGI, from the coding sequence ATGCGAGGCCAGTTCTTCACTGATGCCGACATGCGCCGTGCTCTGGCCTTCCTGGTCAGCCAGCAGACGTTCATCGAGCCCCAGGTGTATCGGACGCGGTACCCCGAGATCCGCTACCCGCGGCTTGTCCCGGTGGACACCAACGCCCCCGAGTGGATCCCCTCGGTCACCTACTTCTCGCTGGATCAGGTCGGGGCCGCCAAGTGGATCACCGGCCAGGCCAACGACGTGCCGCGGGCCGACGTGCTCCGCAGCCAGTTCGAGACCACGGTCTCGATGGCCGGCATCGGCTACGGCTACGACCTCGAGGAGCTCGGCAAGGCGCAGCTGATGAACATGAGCCTCTCGGCGGACAAGGCCGCGGCCGCGCGGCGTGCCTCCGAGGAGTTCATCGACCGGGTTGCCCTGTTCGGTGACCCGGCCAAGGGCTACAGCGGCCTCGTCAACAGCCCGGCCGTCACCCAGGGTTCGGCGGCTCCCACGGGCGCGGGCGGCAGCACGCGCTGGGCCGATAAGGATCCGGAGCTTGTGCTGGCCGACGTCAACGGGCTGCTGACCGGCATCTTCACCGGCTCCAACACCGTCGAGCTGGCGGACACGGCGCTGCTGCCCTACGAGCAGATGATCGCGCTGAGCCTGCGGCGCATCGACCAGTACAACCAGATGACTCTGCTGGACTGGATCCAGCGGAAGAACGTCTACACCATCGAGACCGGCCAGCCGCTCAACGTGTTCGGCGTGCGCGGCCTGGAGACGGCGGGCGCCGGCGGGACCGCCCGAATGGTCGCGTACCTGCGCGACCCGGAGGTCGTGAAGCTCTGGATGCCCATGCCCTTCCGGTTCTTCCCGGCGTGGCAGACCGGGCCCTTCCGCTTCGACGTGCCCGGCGCCTTCCGCCTGGGCGGCGTCGACATCCGGCGCCCCGGCGCTTTCCGCTACCTCGACGGGATCTGA
- a CDS encoding transcription termination/antitermination NusG family protein, whose translation MIDQAKTWFVVQTGPARERRVVELLAREGADTWLPLFRVTTVRRGRKVDDFEKVFASYVFAGLDEETMRRRGTSVLFDCDHVLDVLGVDRPLPFPADALQVLADRLAGHNRDETEEGRRRTEAAKIQVGEMRRIINGPFMSFFAEVEEVLSNGIIKAGVRIFGRITPVEFTPDQLDAA comes from the coding sequence ATGATCGACCAAGCCAAGACCTGGTTCGTCGTCCAGACCGGCCCGGCGCGGGAGCGCCGCGTCGTGGAGCTCCTGGCGCGCGAGGGCGCCGATACCTGGCTGCCGCTCTTCCGCGTCACGACCGTCCGGCGGGGGCGCAAGGTCGATGACTTCGAGAAGGTCTTCGCGAGCTACGTCTTCGCCGGCCTTGACGAGGAGACGATGCGGCGGCGGGGCACCTCGGTGCTGTTCGACTGCGACCATGTGTTGGACGTGCTCGGCGTCGACAGGCCGCTGCCATTCCCGGCTGATGCACTGCAGGTCCTCGCCGATCGGCTGGCAGGTCATAACCGCGACGAGACCGAGGAGGGTAGGCGCCGCACCGAAGCCGCGAAGATCCAGGTCGGCGAGATGCGGAGGATCATCAACGGCCCGTTCATGAGCTTCTTCGCCGAGGTCGAGGAGGTGCTGTCGAACGGAATCATCAAGGCTGGTGTGCGGATCTTCGGGCGGATCACGCCCGTAGAATTCACACCCGATCAGCTGGATGCCGCTTGA
- a CDS encoding anti-CBASS protein Acb1 family protein — MWLVDNLFNLISGLGTAKDKTVGNVHVFVPRPLPEIQAAYRGNWIARKVVDVVAFDMLREWRAWKAEDAQVEAIEAAETALGVRQKLLDGLRMARRDGGAALLIGDGASDPAQPLVPERLGKGSIRYLHVLGREEITPGEPDRDPASPWFGEPVSWQLVSATRGQQAIHPSRVVRLIGAPILESVQSATERGWGDSVLQAVFEAVDQATSSAAYVNAMLPEAKQDVISVPGLSQHLSTEEGTRRLTDRFAYAARMKSMFGMLLLEGDGKSPDGEVFEQKQISFAGLPDVVRLFLLIAAGAADIPATRLLGQSPSGLNATGDSDTRNYYDHVAARQKVELTPAIRRLDELLIRHALGARPPEVWYEWNPLYQPTQKEKADAFKTVADAVAVLAKAKLAPLEILAQGTKGAAVDSGLFPGIDAAYEEHGDAPLTEGELDADQFGPDGQPAEGFTGTGNVVPLRGRVAGGQQVADAAPRTLYVSRKLLNGADLLAWAKSQGFTDLYPAGELHVTIAYSRQPVDWMAVGPTWQGAELKVEAGGPRLVERFGDVVVLLFSSSELRWRWQEIRDAGAAWDHPDYQPHVSFALSADGVDLDQVQPYNGPLVFGPEIFEPITENWRARLAEDSLGGGPNATLPFRDAYNPNQRRDARGRWTSGLEPLPIRLKRKHHPRIQQL; from the coding sequence ATGTGGCTCGTCGACAACCTCTTCAACCTGATCTCCGGCCTCGGCACGGCCAAGGACAAGACGGTCGGCAACGTCCACGTCTTCGTCCCGCGGCCCCTGCCCGAGATCCAGGCGGCCTATCGGGGCAACTGGATCGCCCGCAAGGTCGTGGACGTGGTCGCCTTCGACATGCTGCGCGAGTGGCGCGCCTGGAAGGCGGAGGATGCGCAGGTCGAGGCGATCGAGGCAGCGGAAACCGCGCTCGGCGTCCGGCAGAAGCTGCTCGACGGCCTGCGGATGGCCCGGCGCGACGGCGGCGCAGCGCTCCTCATCGGTGATGGAGCGTCGGATCCGGCGCAGCCATTGGTGCCGGAGCGCCTGGGCAAGGGCAGCATCCGCTACCTCCACGTGCTCGGCCGGGAGGAGATCACGCCCGGCGAGCCGGACCGGGATCCGGCCTCGCCCTGGTTCGGGGAGCCCGTGTCCTGGCAGCTCGTCAGCGCGACGCGCGGCCAGCAGGCGATCCACCCCTCCCGCGTGGTCCGTCTCATCGGCGCGCCCATTCTGGAGAGCGTGCAGAGCGCGACCGAGCGGGGCTGGGGCGACAGCGTGCTGCAGGCCGTGTTCGAGGCCGTGGACCAGGCCACGTCTTCGGCCGCCTACGTCAACGCCATGCTGCCCGAGGCCAAGCAGGACGTCATCAGCGTCCCGGGCCTGTCGCAGCATCTCTCGACCGAGGAGGGCACCCGGCGGCTCACCGACCGCTTCGCCTACGCCGCCCGGATGAAGAGCATGTTCGGCATGCTCCTGCTGGAGGGCGATGGGAAGAGCCCCGACGGCGAGGTGTTCGAGCAGAAGCAGATCAGCTTTGCTGGCCTGCCCGACGTGGTGCGGCTGTTCCTGCTCATCGCGGCCGGCGCGGCCGACATCCCGGCGACACGCCTGCTCGGCCAGTCGCCGTCCGGTCTCAACGCCACTGGGGACAGCGACACCCGCAACTACTACGACCACGTGGCGGCCCGGCAGAAGGTGGAGCTCACCCCGGCGATCCGCCGCCTCGACGAGCTGCTGATCCGCCACGCGCTCGGCGCCCGTCCGCCCGAGGTTTGGTACGAGTGGAACCCGCTCTACCAGCCGACCCAGAAGGAGAAGGCCGACGCCTTCAAGACGGTGGCGGACGCGGTGGCGGTCCTCGCCAAGGCTAAGCTCGCGCCTCTGGAAATCCTCGCGCAAGGCACCAAGGGCGCCGCGGTCGACAGCGGCCTCTTCCCGGGTATCGACGCAGCCTATGAGGAGCACGGCGACGCGCCGCTGACCGAGGGCGAGCTCGACGCCGACCAGTTCGGGCCGGACGGCCAGCCGGCCGAGGGCTTCACCGGCACCGGCAACGTGGTCCCGCTCCGCGGCCGAGTGGCCGGCGGCCAGCAGGTTGCCGATGCCGCGCCCCGCACGCTCTACGTCAGCCGCAAGCTGCTCAATGGCGCCGATCTCCTCGCCTGGGCGAAGAGCCAGGGCTTCACCGATCTCTATCCGGCCGGTGAGCTCCACGTGACCATCGCCTACAGCCGCCAGCCCGTGGACTGGATGGCGGTCGGCCCGACCTGGCAGGGCGCCGAGCTCAAGGTCGAGGCTGGCGGGCCGCGCCTCGTCGAGCGCTTCGGCGATGTCGTCGTTCTGCTGTTCTCATCCAGCGAGTTGCGCTGGCGCTGGCAGGAGATCCGGGACGCCGGCGCGGCGTGGGACCACCCGGACTACCAGCCGCACGTCAGCTTCGCGCTCTCGGCCGACGGCGTCGATCTGGATCAGGTCCAGCCCTACAACGGGCCGCTCGTGTTCGGGCCGGAGATCTTCGAGCCGATCACCGAGAACTGGCGGGCAAGGCTCGCCGAGGACAGCCTGGGAGGTGGGCCGAACGCCACCCTCCCTTTTCGGGACGCGTACAACCCGAACCAGCGGCGTGACGCGCGCGGGCGGTGGACCTCTGGCCTAGAGCCGCTCCCGATCAGGTTGAAGCGTAAGCATCATCCTCGTATCCAGCAGCTGTGA